One region of Glycine max cultivar Williams 82 chromosome 9, Glycine_max_v4.0, whole genome shotgun sequence genomic DNA includes:
- the LOC121172691 gene encoding ABC transporter G family member 21 — protein sequence MLMKERSSGMYHLSSYYVARMVGDLPMEFVLPTIFVAISYWMGGLKPSLVTFVLTLLIMLFNVLVSQGIGLALGAILMDVKQATTLASVTMLVFLLAGGYYIRHIPFFIAWLKYISFSHYCYKLLVGVQYSVNEVYQCRQGLHCRIRDFLAIKCLRLDSLWGDVAVLAVMLIGYRVVAYLALRMGLHH from the coding sequence ATGCTGATGAAAGAAAGATCATCAGGCATGTACCATCTCTCCTCCTACTATGTAGCCAGGATGGTAGGGGACTTACCAATGGAATTTGTGCTTCCCACCATCTTTGTAGCCATCTCTTATTGGATGGGTGGACTCAAGCCATCGTTGGTTACATTTGTGTTAACCCTCTTGATCATGCTTTTCAATGTGCTGGTCTCTCAAGGAATAGGCCTTGCACTTGGTGCCATTCTAATGGATGTGAAACAGGCCACAACCTTAGCTTCAGTGACTATGTTGGTGTTTCTTTTGGCTGGAGGTTACTACATTCGGCATATTCCATTCTTTATAGCTTGGTTGAAGTACATTTCTTTCAGTCACTATTGTTATAAGCTTCTTGTAGGAGTGCAGTACTCAGTAAATGAGGTCTATCAGTGTAGACAGGGATTGCATTGTAGGATAAGAGATTTCCTTGCCATTAAGTGTCTAAGGCTTGATAGTTTGTGGGGAGATGTGGCTGTTTTGGCTGTAATGTTGATTGGATACAGAGTTGTGGCTTATTTAGCTTTGAGGATGGGGCTGCATCATTGA